The proteins below are encoded in one region of Clostridium pasteurianum DSM 525 = ATCC 6013:
- a CDS encoding RNA polymerase sigma factor, which produces MRTNEEISEIYNRHVDTVYRVCTLYMKNQHDTEDMVQNTFIRLMRDNTEFKSEEHEKAWLIRTATNLCKDFFRSWWRKTVTIGHVKEEIAVDGYIHIDDTIKKVMELPLKYRTTLYMYYYEGYSTIEISRILEKNVSTIKGYLYKGRKLLKIEMEGEEG; this is translated from the coding sequence GTGCGCACAAATGAAGAAATATCGGAGATATACAATAGACATGTAGATACTGTTTACAGGGTGTGCACTCTGTATATGAAGAATCAGCATGATACTGAGGATATGGTGCAGAATACTTTCATAAGACTTATGAGAGATAATACAGAGTTTAAAAGTGAAGAACATGAAAAAGCATGGCTTATAAGAACTGCTACTAATTTATGTAAAGATTTTTTTAGAAGCTGGTGGAGAAAAACTGTAACAATAGGTCATGTAAAAGAAGAAATTGCAGTAGATGGATATATTCATATTGATGATACTATAAAAAAGGTTATGGAGCTTCCTTTAAAATATAGGACAACTTTATATATGTATTACTATGAAGGATATTCCACCATAGAAATTTCAAGAATATTAGAAAAGAATGTATCTACTATAAAAGGATATCTATATAAAGGAAGAAAACTTCTTAAAATTGAAATGGAGGGAGAGGAAGGATGA
- a CDS encoding MerR family transcriptional regulator — MKYYIGEFSKKVGVSIDTLRYYEKLGLIYPERDSINKRIYSEKDISWINFIIRLKEINMPINQIQYYSELRYQGDSTAEKRLELLEKQMNRLNAEKERIEENIHHLNKKIDAYKQMLKDKDK; from the coding sequence TTGAAGTATTACATTGGAGAATTTTCTAAAAAAGTTGGTGTCAGTATAGATACTTTGAGATACTATGAAAAGCTTGGTCTTATTTATCCTGAAAGAGATAGCATTAACAAGAGAATATACTCTGAGAAAGATATATCCTGGATAAATTTTATAATTCGTTTAAAAGAAATAAACATGCCTATTAATCAGATACAGTATTACTCTGAATTGAGGTATCAGGGAGACAGCACAGCGGAAAAGCGATTGGAGCTTTTAGAAAAACAAATGAATAGATTAAATGCAGAAAAAGAAAGGATAGAAGAAAATATACATCATCTTAATAAAAAAATTGATGCCTATAAACAAATGCTTAAGGACAAGGACAAATAG
- a CDS encoding pyruvate kinase alpha/beta domain-containing protein: MYFKKSGKINTEETVKLAVKTAKERNINYIVVATSKGDVPAYLKDCGINVVVVTHANGYPESGVQELSEEKRKELEGYGFTIYTSSHVLSGAERGLSKQFGGVMPVEIIANSLRMLGQGTKVGVEISTMALDGGVIPYGEDIIAISGSGRGADTAMIIRPAHASEILKTKIREIICKPAEW, encoded by the coding sequence ATGTATTTTAAAAAATCAGGAAAAATAAACACAGAAGAAACTGTAAAACTGGCAGTAAAAACTGCAAAGGAAAGAAATATAAACTACATAGTGGTGGCTACAAGTAAAGGGGATGTTCCTGCTTATCTTAAGGATTGTGGTATTAATGTAGTAGTGGTTACCCATGCCAATGGTTACCCTGAAAGTGGAGTTCAGGAGCTTTCAGAAGAAAAGAGAAAGGAACTGGAGGGATATGGATTTACTATATATACTTCCAGTCATGTGCTTTCAGGTGCAGAGCGTGGCTTATCAAAACAATTTGGAGGAGTAATGCCTGTAGAGATTATTGCCAATTCTCTTAGAATGCTTGGACAAGGAACTAAAGTCGGTGTGGAAATAAGCACCATGGCATTGGACGGCGGTGTTATACCTTATGGTGAAGACATAATTGCCATATCAGGCAGTGGACGAGGTGCAGACACTGCCATGATAATAAGACCTGCCCATGCTTCAGAAATATTAAAGACTAAGATAAGAGAGATTATCTGCAAGCCGGCGGAGTGGTAG
- a CDS encoding carboxymuconolactone decarboxylase family protein has translation MENRYEKGVNKLKEVDGKGGDEVVESLKDIAPDLGKYIIEFAFGDIYTRPALDLKQRELITLSSLTTLGGCEKQLKVHINGALNVGISKEEIIEVFLQCIPYVGFPKVLNAVFVAKEVFNEN, from the coding sequence ATGGAAAATAGATATGAAAAAGGTGTGAATAAGCTTAAAGAAGTAGATGGTAAGGGAGGAGATGAAGTAGTAGAATCTCTTAAGGATATCGCTCCAGATCTTGGAAAGTATATCATTGAGTTTGCCTTTGGAGACATATATACAAGACCTGCCCTTGATTTAAAACAAAGAGAACTTATTACCTTATCCTCATTGACTACTTTGGGAGGCTGTGAAAAGCAGCTAAAGGTTCACATAAATGGAGCATTAAATGTGGGGATATCGAAGGAAGAAATTATAGAAGTATTTTTACAATGTATTCCCTATGTAGGATTTCCAAAGGTTCTGAATGCAGTTTTTGTGGCAAAGGAGGTTTTCAATGAGAATTGA
- a CDS encoding AAA family ATPase yields MKKTPIGISDFREIIENNYYFVDKSLFIKEIIEDDSKVILIPRPRRFGKTLNMTMLKYFFQIEESENISLFKNLEISKYKNITKLQGNYPVIYITFKDMKHSNFNNCIEAISFLMAGIFQEFKANLYSKCSREEKEYFTKILARKCSLVEIEMSVKVLIELIYRYIGKKPILLIDEYDVPIQQAHLKGYYSELIGFMRNFFSGALKDNTNVEKAVMTGILRVAKESIFSGLNNIKVYSLINSRYKEYFGFTENEVEKLLEYYNVKTELKNIKFWYNGYNFAGEVIYNPWSILNYIKDIDRGLICHWVNTSSNDLIKDILGKSDNKVKVELESLIEGKVLEKKINENIVMKEVNTNSENIWSFLLFTGYLKVNEIKNIDGDILGTLSIPNKEVSSLFKNIILEWFNKSDVNEDFNDMLKALISGDIETFDIMFSNTIDRTLSYFDVAGESERFYHAFVLGMLVSLENTHYIKSNRESEYGRYDVMIIPKDKKALGIIIEFKKVNKRRKETLKDAVNTALKQIKEKKYNLEMRTLGINNILEIGIAFEGKEVFMKERKC; encoded by the coding sequence ATGAAAAAAACTCCTATAGGTATAAGTGACTTTAGAGAAATCATTGAAAATAACTATTATTTTGTAGACAAGAGTTTATTCATTAAAGAAATTATAGAAGATGATTCAAAGGTTATATTAATACCAAGACCAAGAAGATTTGGAAAAACACTTAATATGACTATGCTTAAATATTTTTTTCAAATAGAAGAATCAGAAAATATAAGCTTATTTAAGAATTTAGAAATAAGTAAATATAAAAATATAACTAAACTTCAGGGAAACTATCCAGTTATTTACATCACCTTTAAAGACATGAAACATTCTAATTTCAATAATTGCATAGAAGCTATAAGCTTTTTAATGGCAGGTATTTTTCAAGAGTTTAAAGCTAATTTATATTCTAAGTGTAGTAGAGAAGAAAAAGAATACTTCACTAAAATATTAGCTAGAAAGTGCAGCTTAGTAGAAATAGAAATGTCCGTTAAAGTTTTAATAGAACTTATATATAGATATATAGGAAAAAAGCCAATACTTCTAATAGATGAGTACGATGTGCCCATTCAACAGGCTCATTTAAAAGGTTATTATTCAGAACTTATAGGATTCATGAGGAATTTTTTTAGTGGTGCACTAAAAGATAATACTAATGTAGAAAAAGCAGTTATGACAGGGATTCTGAGAGTTGCAAAGGAAAGTATATTTTCAGGACTTAATAATATAAAGGTTTATAGCTTAATAAATAGTAGATACAAAGAGTATTTTGGTTTTACAGAAAATGAAGTTGAAAAGTTATTAGAATACTACAATGTAAAAACTGAGCTGAAAAATATTAAGTTTTGGTATAACGGATATAATTTTGCAGGAGAAGTTATTTATAATCCATGGAGTATTCTAAATTACATAAAGGATATTGATAGAGGACTTATATGCCATTGGGTAAATACCAGCTCTAACGATTTAATAAAAGATATTTTGGGGAAATCAGATAATAAAGTAAAAGTTGAGTTAGAATCTTTAATAGAAGGAAAGGTTTTAGAGAAAAAAATAAATGAAAATATAGTTATGAAAGAGGTAAATACGAACTCTGAAAATATATGGAGTTTTCTCCTGTTTACCGGATATTTAAAAGTTAATGAGATTAAAAATATAGATGGTGATATTTTAGGTACTCTTTCTATCCCAAATAAAGAAGTCAGTAGTTTATTTAAAAATATAATTTTGGAATGGTTTAATAAATCAGATGTAAATGAAGATTTTAATGATATGTTAAAGGCTTTAATAAGTGGTGATATAGAGACTTTTGATATTATGTTTTCAAATACAATAGATCGAACATTAAGTTATTTCGATGTAGCCGGAGAGAGTGAAAGGTTTTATCATGCCTTTGTACTTGGTATGCTAGTGTCTTTAGAGAATACCCACTACATAAAATCAAACAGGGAAAGTGAATATGGACGATATGATGTTATGATTATACCTAAGGACAAAAAAGCTCTAGGTATAATTATAGAGTTTAAAAAGGTAAATAAAAGAAGAAAAGAGACCTTGAAAGATGCAGTAAATACAGCTTTAAAACAAATAAAAGAAAAAAAATATAATTTAGAAATGAGAACACTGGGAATAAATAATATTTTAGAAATAGGTATTGCCTTTGAAGGTAAAGAAGTTTTTATGAAGGAAAGAAAATGTTAA